A part of Candidatus Electrothrix aestuarii genomic DNA contains:
- a CDS encoding glycosyltransferase family 4 protein, whose amino-acid sequence MPSCILTCYYRPKPGGFCKRLFRATEALLTRGHSVHYLAVVPFPIEHPNCHFHRFPWPADKTSGYLFWAVFHLLSPLLLLYLSFRYRIERLFAFGYTYSLLLQPIRLIKNVPLVLFLRGDTLEKHRVTKKNDLLIKLEFFLEGAGIIGTEMFGVSESLTKKITERHNFFRARKTGVIRNDIPVHVEKKSEKCTYNLLRASCVGVLEVGKNQLFLLKIFEHIQAEQMQLFLYGTGLDEVLLQDFVKKGNLANKIIFKGWVQAEQIWPETDLLLMPSLHEGAPNAVLEALASGTPVLASDIPEHREILPPICLLPLTDEKTWINKIHEIAEDPEEELHQLIAAQELTSEHLRFDWDEKIVRCILGTVPTY is encoded by the coding sequence ATGCCCTCCTGCATTCTCACCTGCTATTATCGTCCCAAACCCGGCGGATTTTGCAAACGCCTCTTTCGCGCAACTGAGGCCTTGCTTACCCGTGGCCATTCGGTTCATTACCTGGCCGTTGTTCCTTTTCCTATTGAACACCCCAATTGCCACTTTCACCGCTTTCCCTGGCCTGCTGATAAAACTTCTGGCTATCTTTTCTGGGCTGTCTTTCATCTGCTTTCCCCTCTCCTACTCCTCTATCTCTCTTTTAGGTATCGAATTGAGCGTCTATTTGCTTTTGGGTATACATATTCGCTCTTATTACAGCCAATTCGCTTGATAAAAAATGTTCCTTTAGTGCTCTTTTTACGAGGAGATACTCTTGAGAAACACCGGGTAACGAAAAAAAACGATCTGCTCATTAAGCTGGAATTTTTTCTTGAAGGAGCCGGAATAATCGGTACTGAAATGTTCGGAGTGTCAGAGTCCTTGACAAAAAAAATTACTGAACGCCATAACTTTTTCCGAGCTAGAAAGACTGGAGTTATACGAAATGATATCCCCGTGCATGTTGAAAAAAAATCAGAAAAATGCACATATAACCTTCTTAGAGCTTCATGCGTCGGTGTGCTTGAAGTTGGAAAAAATCAGCTCTTTCTTCTGAAAATATTTGAACATATACAGGCCGAGCAGATGCAACTTTTCCTCTACGGCACAGGACTTGACGAGGTACTTCTGCAAGATTTCGTTAAGAAAGGAAATCTTGCCAATAAAATCATTTTCAAAGGCTGGGTACAAGCTGAGCAAATCTGGCCGGAGACCGACCTCTTACTCATGCCCTCACTACATGAGGGAGCACCCAATGCGGTGTTGGAGGCCCTTGCAAGCGGCACACCGGTTCTTGCCAGTGATATCCCCGAACATCGGGAAATCTTGCCCCCTATCTGTCTGCTCCCCCTGACCGATGAAAAGACCTGGATAAACAAAATCCATGAAATTGCTGAAGATCCTGAGGAAGAACTGCATCAGCTTATTGCTGCCCAAGAGTTGACAAGCGAACATTTACGATTTGATTGGGATGAGAAAATTGTGAGGTGTATTCTGGGTACAGTGCCTACTTACTAA
- a CDS encoding transposase, translated as MFTIPQELRKIIFSDRMLIKIMMDCASKAAVEVLQSKGVDAVPGILLVVHTFGRDLKFNPHVHMLMTEGGLTSSNQWVDIPFLPYGLLRKNGNIIC; from the coding sequence GTGTTTACCATTCCACAAGAACTCCGAAAGATAATTTTTAGTGATCGTATGCTGATCAAGATTATGATGGATTGTGCTTCAAAAGCGGCTGTGGAAGTACTTCAAAGTAAAGGAGTTGATGCTGTTCCGGGAATTCTATTAGTTGTCCATACGTTTGGAAGAGATCTTAAGTTTAATCCGCATGTCCATATGTTAATGACAGAAGGAGGATTAACATCTTCCAATCAGTGGGTTGATATTCCATTTTTGCCATATGGTCTGCTTAGAAAAAATGGCAATATTATTTGCTGA